A stretch of Nitrososphaerota archaeon DNA encodes these proteins:
- a CDS encoding DNA-directed DNA polymerase II small subunit yields the protein MISDVGAALNFIINKGFQIHPDALKILEQIDVKELGHIIKQIVKEKERQQLYLISQKDLESFLGIKEDESIEDRHEILFDPTPNLASAEGVQGFTALFASRYAKLKRIMSNRPESKMIKAISAVISSKSKDDVYVCGLVTERRTDRNVTKITLEDPSGIMETIVIDEELQKTASGLLMDQFVMEKIVTSKNGGFIVKDIILPDIPDHAANRSKTEVYAVFVSDLHVGSKYFMEKEFLDLVAWLSSPDPIAKKVRFFILGGDVVDGIGIYPNQDKELVALNTQDQLKILYEILDKVPKHIKVFIAPGNHDPGRRALPQPAIPAKYNPDLWGRKNFFMVGNPAMISLNGVKVLIFHGQSVDDIVKTTPGLSYDKPASVMQCLLKARHLSPIYGAQTPLAPELEDYMVIDEVPDIFHAGHVHVIGLDLYKNILILNSGAWQSQTPFQSGVGVTPTPAVAVLVNLKTFKVYTKDFSK from the coding sequence ATGATTAGTGATGTTGGTGCCGCATTAAATTTTATAATCAACAAGGGCTTTCAGATCCATCCAGATGCGCTAAAGATACTAGAGCAAATTGACGTAAAAGAACTAGGGCATATCATAAAGCAAATCGTAAAGGAAAAAGAACGCCAGCAACTATACCTGATTTCACAAAAGGACCTAGAGTCATTCCTGGGAATTAAAGAAGATGAATCAATAGAAGATAGGCACGAAATTCTCTTCGATCCCACGCCTAATCTGGCTTCTGCAGAGGGAGTCCAAGGGTTTACTGCCCTGTTTGCAAGCAGGTATGCCAAGCTAAAGCGAATCATGTCAAACAGGCCCGAGTCAAAGATGATCAAGGCCATTTCTGCTGTGATTTCATCAAAGTCCAAAGATGACGTCTATGTGTGTGGTTTGGTAACAGAAAGGCGAACCGACAGGAATGTCACCAAAATAACACTAGAGGACCCCAGTGGAATAATGGAAACAATAGTGATCGACGAGGAGCTCCAAAAAACGGCCTCTGGATTGTTGATGGACCAGTTTGTAATGGAAAAAATTGTCACAAGCAAAAACGGCGGCTTTATTGTCAAGGACATCATTTTGCCTGACATTCCAGACCACGCCGCAAACCGCTCAAAAACAGAGGTCTATGCCGTATTTGTCTCGGACCTACATGTTGGCTCTAAATATTTTATGGAAAAGGAGTTCTTGGATTTGGTTGCTTGGCTTTCAAGTCCAGATCCAATTGCAAAAAAGGTCCGATTCTTTATCCTAGGTGGCGATGTGGTGGATGGAATAGGAATCTACCCAAATCAGGACAAGGAATTGGTGGCACTAAACACCCAAGACCAATTAAAGATACTCTATGAAATTTTAGACAAAGTCCCAAAACATATCAAGGTGTTTATCGCGCCCGGAAACCACGATCCGGGAAGAAGGGCGTTGCCTCAACCAGCAATTCCTGCCAAGTACAACCCAGACCTGTGGGGTAGAAAGAACTTTTTCATGGTAGGCAATCCAGCCATGATATCGTTAAATGGCGTCAAGGTCCTAATTTTCCACGGTCAATCAGTCGATGATATTGTAAAGACCACGCCCGGTCTAAGTTATGATAAGCCAGCCAGTGTAATGCAATGTTTGCTCAAGGCTAGGCACCTGAGCCCAATTTATGGAGCCCAAACCCCACTTGCGCCAGAACTAGAAGACTATATGGTAATTGATGAGGTGCCAGATATTTTCCATGCTGGGCATGTCCATGTAATAGGCCTGGATTTGTACAAGAACATACTAATTCTGAACTCGGGTGCTTGGCAGTCACAGACGCCGTTCCAGTCGGGAGTGGGTGTTACGCCGACTCCGGCAGTTGCTGTTCTGGTAAACTTGAAGACATTTAAGGTCTACACCAAAGATTTTTCTAAATAA
- a CDS encoding stage II sporulation protein M: MGIFSAAFSLGAEMQVSEEEAKIFLEEFNKLIESLKSENFGFKIFIHNTQIALAMFIPGVGIGWGVFSAVSTGFAFAALTTATPLLGEIPPLALIFATPFGLMELAAYSLAMSRSFILIVALFRRTQIKEQWKPLTLEIGIVFGLLLAGGIIEAYMIESFEREDLMPKLNEIKN; this comes from the coding sequence TTGGGTATATTTTCTGCGGCATTTTCTTTGGGCGCAGAAATGCAAGTGTCAGAGGAAGAGGCAAAGATTTTCTTAGAAGAATTCAACAAGCTTATCGAGTCCCTAAAGAGCGAGAACTTTGGATTTAAGATCTTTATACACAACACTCAGATCGCACTTGCAATGTTCATTCCTGGAGTCGGAATCGGTTGGGGTGTGTTTTCTGCAGTATCCACCGGCTTTGCGTTTGCCGCACTAACTACTGCAACTCCTCTATTAGGTGAGATTCCACCGCTTGCACTGATATTTGCGACACCGTTTGGTTTGATGGAACTTGCTGCATACTCACTTGCAATGTCTAGGAGCTTTATTCTAATTGTAGCATTGTTTAGAAGAACCCAAATAAAGGAGCAGTGGAAACCACTCACACTAGAAATCGGAATTGTATTTGGTCTTCTTTTGGCAGGAGGTATTATCGAAGCCTATATGATAGAGAGTTTTGAGCGCGAAGACCTGATGCCAAAGCTCAACGAAATCAAGAATTGA